The Impatiens glandulifera unplaced genomic scaffold, dImpGla2.1, whole genome shotgun sequence genomic interval ataactCAGGATCATAGAAGCTCAAGTTCAAGAATCATACCACTTGAGGGAGTGAAAGAAATTTATGTGCGTTCAAGTggaaataaaagttaattaatgcTTAAGTATATTAGCAGGAAAAGACATCCACCTTCTATTTGATGTAATTAACTCCGGAATATCTTCCTTCTCATCCTTATTTTGAGCCTCTCCAGAAATATCCCCCAATTCATGCACGGCTCTTTCTTGCTCAACCGCCTTACAAATGAATTCAGATTTGGATTCATAATCAGACAAGTGCAATGTACAGATTGAACATACATGAAAATTACACAAACCTTCAATGATAAGGAGACAGCATGAGCAAGCTGGGCATCCTCTGCACTAGGCTGCCTTTGTTGGGTTTGTCTTCCAGAATCCtgcatttaaaatgaaaaatcaataaatactTAGACGATCAAATTAAGTGATAGGCAAAACACAATCACAATACAAAACAGTAATTACATttgcaaaatcaaaatttggaCCAAGGTGTACTTCTCCTGCATCCTTTTTTGAAGCCTCAATAGCAGCTCGGATCATTTCTTCTTCTATATCATTTGTGTAATCAGGGAAATCTCCTATAACAGGAGCACTCGGTGCAGGAAGTGATCTTTGAataacttcatcatcttcttcgtctATAACGATAGGCCCGTGTATTTCTGGACCATGCTCCTGAGCAGAACCAGTAATTTCTTCTATAGATGGAGCATGACCAGAACGACTAGAGTTCCCATGCCCATCTATGACCTCAATGGGGATCTCCCTAACTTCTCTTGGATGTGAAACAAAGGGTTCACGGCTTGTAAAGGCTGTGCCACCGTCAAAAAGACCTCTACCGAAATCAGGATCCAGAAGCGCGAATGGACTCGTATTTCTGGCAGAAGATAGAAATGGAAAAGGATTTCCTCTGGTCTCGGTAAGAAAGGGCTCATCTATGTCCATAGAATCATCCTCAGGAATAACAGTAGGTGCAGTTCTTATGCTGATGAGATTATGTgtacaatgaaaaaaaaaaaaacatcagtTTAGTAATAGAACTTAAATAacgaaaaatgaaaaagaaaaaacacacTCACTTGTTTCTATCGCCTTCAGTAAAATACGCATTAACAGCTTGGTTCAGATCTCCATGAAAGTCCTAAACAGAAACAGACAATTACTAATCAATTCATAATTCAACCAGCACAAGAACATATGATCCATTTAAGGCTTCTTTAGGctaacaaaaaaagaaaaaggtgaTGGAAGAGAACTTCAAAAAATCAAATCTCATTAATAGAAATAAGATCTAATGAACCACACAGCCAGTCATGTCAAAATGGAGAAATAGATACAAAATCACGATCTAACCCTATCAGCAGTCAGAAGGGTAAGCCTACATAACACAAAAATTGCGTTTGGATGAAAACATGTTCAGAGAGAAGATACACTTAAGGGTttgttgcttcaatggagaaaAGGTGGCAAGAAGATACAGAACAGTAACAAATCAAAGAGAAATAGTTTTGCATTcccctttcctttcctttcctttcctttccttccCTTCATAAAGTCTAAGTCAAAAACCCTAATCCACTTTAAGTATTTACTAACAATCACAATAGAAACCACTGAATAACTTGTTAAGTCATATTCCAAATAAACGGTACACATTGAAAAAGATAACATCTTGAGATGATTACACAAActcaatcattaaaataaagGAAGGGTATTGACGAACAATCGGATTATAAACGTTGATTCAAATCTCTAAAAAGCCCTAATGTTAACTAAACAGTAGTGTTGAACAAAACCCACCGATAACGAATAAGCAGATAAACTCCGGAACAGAAGAATTGAATCATAGAACCCCAAGCATATGTACTAACAATCACATATAGGAACTCCAATCGGCAGAGGAATGAAGCTAGAAGAATTGACCTCGAGTTTTCGGATGGCAACCTCTTCAGAGGCTCCGGTGATGCTGATGAATGTCTCGACTGCTTCACGATCAGCCCCCGCCATATCTAGCAACTACAGAAATCAGCTGGCCGGAGATGGAGTCAGATTGGTTCGGTTGTGTtcacaaaagaaagaaagaaagaaagaaagagagagaagagagattgCGTGTAAGTGAATTGAGTATATAGGGATTGGTACGGTGGTCAAGGGTATTTTTGGTAATTACTAcgtttttaagaaaaatgttcTTCTTTTTAACTTACAActtatattactaattttgaGATAtactttaattcaattttagtatgaacttgaaaatattaataaatatatcatgtataagtatatatatatatattttttatattttaatcaaccaataaaatttattatctaagttaaataaattgttactTACAATTGTGTACGGATTAGGATTTTTAGAtaacctatttttttattttttttttaatatttaaaagatattaatatataatgataaaattaaattaataattaaaaatatataatattttaatattttggttaataaattaaataatataattagaaaGGGAGTGAGATAATGTTTTcgaattgaattatttaaataacacaaacCCGAACCAGCTATAACGATGAATTATGTTCTTTTCTCAATTTGGGAAAGACACGTGGTTAAAAGCTTATTAAgagatatttatcaaaattgaCAACTATGGAGGAATTTGTTCAAGGTTTtctctagaaaaaaaaatgattcatCACATGCgtcctaaaaaaacaaatatctcTATAAACAACTACCCAAAGGTGATGCCTCTCCATGTGCTCTTAAACTAttgtctttcaatttttatatacggtctttaaaaattataaaatatttcatattgaATAAATCAATAGTTGAATTAGTTGTCTTTCCTatctttcataattaattttatataaatatattttttctcacacAAATTTTCTacactatttatattatatatatatatatgaatatataatttatatgactattaattcaaaaaaaaacacaactaaatttacattaaaaaaatcattatttaatattaaaaaaaaataaaattataaaaataaataaaaaaatattacaaattcatgtttatatgtatataaaaatatttgattcatacaaatttgtttcgtaatatatatatatatatatatatatatatatatatatatatatatttataaatatttataaatattttatacaattgaCCTATAAGAAGAAACAATTactaataactaatatattttttttatgtttttctctaattatatatatatatatgaattatattttctcttcatataaaaatattctctttttactaaattaaatattttataaaaaactttGAGGATATAAACAGTAAACAATCCATAAAAGATTATGAGAATTATTCGGataaaaaaatttttaaataaaaacttgatcatgtcaaatcaaataaaatataacataaacttaaatctaactaatttaaaaaaaaaaatatgacactCAAGTGCTAAAAAAGTCATCGAAGGgccaagaaaaaatattttaaaaatattttttcaacctCTCTGCAACtttattttagagaaaaaaaaaataacttgaatgaattattttacaattagtaattatgtaagaatattttaatttctacaACGTAGGGTATTATGTTATTTTGCATTTctcatcaaataattaatctacaaatatgataaatttgtCACACGCCTTTctatgttaatttataattacttctcgttttatgtttttatatttttagtttattaatttgattttttttttatagattaaaaAGAAGTGACATCTCAAAACTGACTTAAGTCGATGATCATTTAACGCCTATtcttaatattcatttttaacgGGATTCGATAAGTATAGACAATCCGTTAAAAAAAggtttaaattgaaaattagttGGAATTTTAGTAAACAAATGCTTTCCAAGGAATTGGATGTAGATAATATAGACACAAATAATATGGGCT includes:
- the LOC124917625 gene encoding plant UBX domain-containing protein 8-like produces the protein MAGADREAVETFISITGASEEVAIRKLEDFHGDLNQAVNAYFTEGDRNNIRTAPTVIPEDDSMDIDEPFLTETRGNPFPFLSSARNTSPFALLDPDFGRGLFDGGTAFTSREPFVSHPREVREIPIEVIDGHGNSSRSGHAPSIEEITGSAQEHGPEIHGPIVIDEEDDEVIQRSLPAPSAPVIGDFPDYTNDIEEEMIRAAIEASKKDAGEVHLGPNFDFANDSGRQTQQRQPSAEDAQLAHAVSLSLKAVEQERAVHELGDISGEAQNKDEKEDIPELITSNRRRELIFTLPGKVGCLLEARLSKMKRKMQKSIHWLGTDLHAILGELKLVRHQVLNNILVLIPHKTGTDSILMSGEESRLRNMRKNCVKSSRKNSLQEIERNLAAKEAFLPKEPMADDENAVTLLVRMPDRSRRGRRFVKSDKLQSLFDFIDVGRVVKPDSYRLYIE